The following coding sequences are from one Leishmania major strain Friedlin complete genome, chromosome 36 window:
- the PMM gene encoding putative phosphomannomutase, protein MTSKVILLFDVDGTLTPPRNPETQDMKETLAKARAAGFKLGVVGGSDFAKQKEQLGDSILEDFDYVFSENGLLAYKDGTEFHRNSLLKALGNEKVVAFVKKCLHLIADLDIPVQRGTFVEFRNGMFNVSPIGRNCSQQERDEFEQLDKERHIREKLIRNLKEAFPDYPLAYSVGGQISFDVFPKGWDKTYCLQFVENDFEKIHFFGDKTSEGGNDYEIYTDCRTIGHSVKTYKDTIAILEALLEESR, encoded by the coding sequence ATGACCTCCAAGGTTATTCTTCTCTTTGACGTCGATGGCACcctgacgccgccgcgcaacCCGGAAACGCAGGACATGAAGGAGACGCTAGCGAAAGCTCGTGCAGCTGGCTTCAAGCTTGGCGTCGTCGGTGGCTCCGACTTCGCCAAGCAGAAGGAGCAGCTGGGCGATTCGATTCTGGAAGACTTTGACTATGTGTTTTCCGAGAACGGTCTATTGGCCTACAAGGATGGCACAGAGTTCCACCGCAATAGCTTGCTGAAGGCTCTTGGGAACGAGAAGGTGGTGGCATTTGTAAAGAAGTGTCTGCACCTCATCGCCGATTTGGACATTCCAGTGCAGCGCGGCACGTTTGTGGAGTTCCGCAACGGTATGTTCAACGTGTCTCCCATCGGCCGCAACTGCTCGCAGCAGGAGCGTGACGAGTTCGAGCAGCTCGACAAAGAGCGCCATATCCGTGAGAAACTGATCAGAAACCTCAAGGAGGCCTTCCCTGACTACCCGCTCGCCTATTCTGTAGGCGGTCAAATCAGTTTCGACGTCTTCCCGAAGGGGTGGGATAAGACTTATTGTCTTCAGTTTGTCGAAAATGACTTTGAAAAGATTCACTTTTTCGGCGACAAGACGTCAGAGGGCGGTAACGATTATGAGATCTACACTGATTGTCGAACAATTGGTCATTCTGTGAAGACATATAAGGACACGATTGCAATTCTTGAGGCACTCCTCGAGGAGTCACGGTGA